A stretch of Nitrospira defluvii DNA encodes these proteins:
- a CDS encoding 4Fe-4S dicluster domain-containing protein produces the protein MAGDPKYGRRDFLKDSVVSVAKAAREFSLHKDAPREQPVAPVRTDWLRPPGAVAEAAFLERCTRCSDCIKACPPGAIVSDLANGTPVIFADQVACELCEDFPCIAACATEALLPVADSFEVRMGLASVSHRSCTAGQGCHACVSKCPVEALSMDFHALRLVVEHERCVGCGMCEQICKTVNDRIAVKVTPARNLSAGSISL, from the coding sequence GTGGCTGGTGATCCTAAGTATGGGCGTCGGGATTTTCTGAAAGACTCCGTGGTCTCGGTGGCCAAGGCTGCGAGGGAGTTTTCGCTCCACAAGGATGCGCCCCGCGAGCAGCCGGTTGCCCCTGTCCGGACCGACTGGTTGCGTCCCCCGGGTGCCGTCGCGGAAGCGGCGTTTCTTGAGCGCTGCACACGTTGCAGCGATTGCATCAAGGCTTGCCCTCCCGGCGCGATCGTCAGTGATCTCGCCAACGGCACGCCGGTGATTTTTGCTGATCAGGTAGCTTGTGAGCTCTGTGAAGATTTTCCTTGTATTGCCGCCTGTGCGACGGAGGCCTTGCTGCCGGTGGCCGATTCCTTCGAGGTCCGGATGGGCCTCGCGTCCGTGTCGCACCGATCGTGTACGGCGGGGCAGGGGTGCCATGCTTGCGTGTCGAAGTGTCCGGTAGAGGCATTGTCCATGGACTTCCATGCGCTGCGTCTCGTCGTCGAGCACGAACGCTGCGTCGGATGCGGCATGTGCGAGCAAATTTGTAAGACGGTCAACGACCGCATCGCCGTCAAGGTGACGCCGGCGAGAAACTTGTCTGCCGGCAGTATCAGCCTCTAA
- a CDS encoding sigma-54-dependent transcriptional regulator: MKGLRVLIVDDEPLMRLSMLDALEGVGCEVAAAATGTEGVTILGTRQFDVVITDLRLPGADGLTILKVCKERSATTEVILITAHASVDTAVGAIKLGAYDYITKPFQMDELLLIVERVGKIIGLRRENLELKEVLEDRFSFGGIHGCHQHMRALLERLKVVAATESSVSIVGERGTGKELVAHTIHLNSPRRDQPLIKIGCGDLPERLLEAELFGHEKGAFPGALRQRRGRFELAHKGTLLLDDIDALSPHAQKQVWQVLQERKCVRLGGREPLEIDVRILCASQQDLREAVAQGRFLPDLGDYLTTVQLVVPPLRERRDDVLVIAEHLLETSATTLHKSLKGFSQSSRDLLMRYSFPGNVQELKRMVDRAVASGRNGEPLQPWDLCGFQTCPFLGGAPQPTCGFCTEGLVEKSEKVEMTTLATLAAAREAFERDYILAVLQQVDGSRTSAAALLGLSRKALWDKCKRYGISSTKCEAEEGEE; this comes from the coding sequence GTGAAAGGGCTCAGGGTGCTCATTGTCGATGACGAACCGTTGATGCGACTGTCCATGCTCGATGCCTTGGAGGGGGTGGGGTGTGAGGTCGCGGCAGCGGCAACCGGGACTGAGGGGGTGACGATACTCGGTACGCGTCAGTTTGATGTGGTAATCACGGACTTGCGTCTCCCCGGCGCCGACGGGCTGACAATCCTCAAGGTCTGTAAGGAACGGAGCGCGACGACGGAGGTCATTTTGATCACGGCGCATGCGTCGGTCGATACGGCGGTCGGTGCCATCAAGCTTGGGGCCTATGATTACATCACCAAGCCTTTTCAGATGGATGAGTTGCTGCTGATCGTCGAACGGGTCGGAAAAATCATCGGGCTGCGCCGGGAAAACCTTGAGCTGAAGGAAGTGTTGGAAGATCGATTCAGCTTCGGCGGCATCCATGGTTGCCATCAGCACATGCGGGCCTTGTTGGAGCGCCTGAAGGTGGTGGCGGCAACCGAGTCTTCTGTGTCCATCGTCGGGGAGCGTGGAACGGGGAAGGAATTGGTGGCGCATACCATCCATTTGAACAGTCCGCGGCGAGATCAGCCGCTGATCAAGATAGGGTGCGGGGACCTTCCTGAGAGGCTGTTGGAAGCGGAACTGTTCGGGCATGAAAAGGGGGCGTTTCCCGGTGCGCTACGCCAGCGGCGAGGTCGGTTCGAACTGGCACACAAAGGCACGCTGCTGTTGGACGATATCGACGCGCTGTCCCCTCATGCCCAGAAACAGGTATGGCAAGTGCTGCAGGAGCGAAAGTGTGTGCGTCTCGGCGGACGAGAACCGTTGGAGATCGATGTGCGTATCCTCTGTGCGTCGCAACAGGACTTGAGAGAGGCTGTGGCTCAGGGGCGATTTCTGCCGGATCTCGGTGACTATCTGACGACTGTCCAACTCGTCGTGCCGCCCTTACGGGAGCGCCGGGACGACGTGCTTGTCATTGCCGAGCATCTCCTGGAGACGAGCGCGACGACGCTCCATAAGTCGCTCAAAGGATTTTCGCAGTCGAGTCGGGATTTGCTGATGCGGTACTCGTTCCCAGGCAACGTTCAGGAATTGAAGCGGATGGTCGATCGTGCTGTCGCCTCGGGACGAAATGGAGAACCCCTCCAGCCTTGGGATCTCTGTGGCTTCCAAACCTGTCCTTTTCTTGGGGGCGCACCTCAACCCACATGCGGGTTTTGCACCGAAGGATTGGTTGAGAAGTCCGAAAAGGTCGAAATGACGACACTCGCGACACTGGCCGCTGCGCGGGAGGCCTTTGAGCGGGATTACATTCTTGCCGTGTTACAGCAGGTGGATGGGAGTCGAACGAGTGCCGCTGCGCTACTCGGGCTCTCTAGAAAGGCGCTCTGGGATAAGTGCAAGCGATATGGAATCTCCTCCACCAAGTGTGAGGCGGAGGAGGGGGAGGAGTAG
- a CDS encoding PAS domain S-box protein, which yields MLLWSRSHSLQRKIITAIVMVGLLPLGLSLVLTYIEERRALRETIGANFKEVAVEAARRIEMQVTRGINEAQQLAATPFLRTSVSESNRTYADKDEKTVQSMIKAWQQRWRQRDKQSEFPLFINRIVTNYLIRWHDIRKSDYVGIFVTDNRGALVVSSIPQVEYYHGKTAWWQAVMKRSTGKVFVSDIFFDPAFGTHVVNVSAPIIDDEQHTTIGAVTILLRRETLFHSVSEATVGKTGHAMLLSSDGVPLVCPILSPEEHVVKPELVSAINGHAAGWTTVANDSHGGENSIVGFAPVRLGGDLTPESLGGKGWVTFVRQDPAESYAPLERLVVQVTVYGLGVFAVLLLTGLTAARRIARPIGLLHEGVQRIGSGRLDQQLELKTGDEIEQLAEAFNKMAHNLRVSFEQIEQRMEDVRRLEARYRDLIEHSPEMIYQLNKAGRFVHVNQTGLDKLGYTLEEMLQMRLWDLVPKGRETEVLAYLERLVSQGRSTIETVFVAADGRPIDVEIHATALFESGGGLVHSRAFVRDVTERRLLEEQVHRYTTRLEQAVNERTQQLVASQERYKALFDLVADSVFMVGDDGVIVAVNKREEQALGYSEQQVVGRSVLDVVLPRYHDDMRALLAKIHAGERQVPTQEVTVRDAAGKETPVEMDLILVRGSDHTWVMVQLRDITDRKRLERQMHTYQQELEAKVSERTREIEETKQYLENLLENANDVIYTLDSEQCFTYVNSKILSWGYAKEDLLGRPYLALLSKRHRGRRLKSTLDIGVKQVYEVEVLTKSGEPRSVMVSVSPLHGVEGEILGVLGIARDMTETKKLEQQIRNSEKLASVGKLAAGVAHEINNPLGGILNCLYNMRKGTLSPVRQEEYLASMEDGLRRVQRIVRQLLDFSQQHNPELALADINQVVNRVLLLTDHLFVPHRVHLVTDLAPDMPEIMIDRHMMEQVLMNLVLNAIQAMRNGGVLTISTIVEEAHCLVRVRDSGCGISSSVLPRIFDPFFTTKNEGEGTGLGLSVSLGIVERHGGRIMVESEVGKGTTFTVSIPLSTERYAIGRFS from the coding sequence ATGCTCCTCTGGAGCCGGTCACACAGTCTCCAGCGAAAGATCATCACCGCCATCGTGATGGTCGGTCTCCTGCCGTTAGGCCTGTCTCTCGTCCTGACCTACATCGAAGAACGCCGGGCGTTGCGTGAAACCATCGGCGCCAACTTCAAGGAAGTGGCGGTCGAGGCCGCCCGGCGGATCGAGATGCAAGTCACGCGCGGCATTAATGAAGCGCAACAACTCGCTGCCACGCCATTCCTCCGTACCTCTGTGAGCGAATCTAATCGCACCTATGCCGACAAGGACGAAAAAACCGTCCAGTCCATGATCAAGGCCTGGCAGCAGCGGTGGCGTCAGCGGGATAAGCAAAGCGAGTTTCCGCTGTTCATCAACCGCATTGTGACCAACTATCTGATTCGGTGGCATGACATCCGCAAATCCGATTACGTCGGCATTTTTGTGACGGACAATCGAGGTGCGTTGGTCGTCAGTTCTATACCCCAAGTCGAGTACTACCACGGGAAAACGGCTTGGTGGCAGGCCGTCATGAAGCGGAGTACGGGGAAGGTGTTCGTCAGCGACATCTTTTTCGATCCGGCCTTCGGAACCCATGTGGTCAACGTGTCCGCTCCGATCATCGATGATGAGCAGCATACGACGATCGGCGCCGTCACGATTCTCTTGCGTCGGGAGACACTGTTCCATTCCGTGTCCGAGGCCACGGTGGGGAAGACGGGGCATGCCATGTTGTTGAGCTCGGACGGGGTTCCGCTCGTGTGTCCGATCCTGTCGCCCGAAGAGCATGTGGTGAAACCGGAATTGGTGAGCGCGATCAACGGACATGCGGCCGGATGGACGACGGTGGCGAATGATTCGCATGGCGGGGAGAATTCTATCGTGGGATTCGCGCCGGTTCGCCTCGGCGGGGATTTGACGCCGGAGAGTCTGGGCGGCAAAGGCTGGGTGACCTTCGTCCGCCAGGACCCGGCCGAATCCTATGCCCCGCTCGAACGGCTCGTCGTGCAGGTGACGGTGTATGGGCTTGGCGTTTTTGCGGTGCTGTTGCTCACAGGCTTGACCGCTGCGCGAAGAATCGCCCGCCCGATCGGCCTGTTGCATGAGGGTGTCCAACGAATCGGGAGCGGGCGATTGGATCAGCAGTTGGAACTGAAGACCGGCGACGAAATCGAACAGCTTGCTGAGGCGTTCAATAAGATGGCGCACAATCTGCGTGTGTCGTTCGAGCAGATCGAACAGCGTATGGAAGACGTGCGTCGCCTCGAGGCACGCTACCGTGACTTGATCGAGCATTCGCCCGAGATGATCTATCAGCTGAACAAGGCCGGCCGGTTCGTGCATGTCAATCAAACCGGGCTGGACAAACTCGGGTATACGCTGGAGGAAATGCTCCAGATGCGTCTGTGGGATCTCGTGCCCAAAGGTCGTGAGACGGAGGTGTTGGCTTATCTCGAGCGGTTGGTCTCACAGGGGCGTAGTACGATTGAGACCGTGTTTGTGGCGGCCGACGGCCGTCCGATCGATGTCGAGATCCATGCGACCGCGTTGTTCGAGAGCGGCGGAGGGCTCGTTCATTCCCGGGCGTTTGTGCGCGACGTGACGGAACGACGCCTGCTGGAGGAGCAGGTGCATCGGTATACGACGCGGCTCGAACAGGCGGTCAATGAGCGGACCCAGCAGTTGGTGGCGTCACAGGAGCGGTATAAAGCGCTGTTCGATTTGGTGGCAGACTCCGTCTTTATGGTGGGAGATGATGGCGTCATCGTAGCCGTCAATAAGCGTGAAGAGCAGGCGTTGGGCTATTCCGAGCAACAGGTGGTGGGGCGTAGCGTGTTGGATGTGGTGCTCCCTCGTTATCATGATGATATGCGGGCGCTGCTCGCGAAGATTCATGCCGGCGAGCGCCAGGTGCCGACGCAGGAAGTCACCGTGCGGGATGCCGCCGGCAAGGAGACGCCGGTCGAAATGGACCTGATTCTGGTTCGGGGCAGCGACCACACCTGGGTGATGGTCCAGCTGCGTGACATCACCGACCGCAAACGTCTTGAACGGCAAATGCACACCTACCAGCAGGAGCTGGAAGCCAAGGTCAGTGAGCGTACGCGAGAGATTGAAGAGACCAAGCAGTACCTAGAAAACCTGCTCGAGAATGCCAATGATGTGATCTACACTCTTGATAGCGAGCAGTGTTTCACCTATGTGAACAGCAAGATCCTCTCATGGGGATATGCGAAAGAGGATCTTCTCGGGCGGCCCTATCTGGCATTGCTCTCGAAGCGGCATCGCGGGCGCCGTCTGAAGTCGACATTGGATATCGGCGTCAAGCAGGTCTACGAGGTGGAGGTGTTGACCAAATCGGGCGAGCCTCGCTCAGTGATGGTCAGTGTGTCGCCGCTCCACGGCGTGGAGGGGGAGATCTTGGGCGTGCTGGGGATCGCCCGTGACATGACGGAGACGAAGAAGCTGGAGCAGCAGATCAGGAACTCTGAGAAACTAGCCTCGGTCGGAAAGCTGGCTGCGGGGGTGGCGCATGAGATTAACAATCCCTTGGGTGGTATCCTGAATTGCCTCTACAACATGCGCAAGGGGACGCTCTCTCCGGTGCGCCAGGAAGAGTACCTGGCGTCGATGGAGGATGGGTTGCGCCGGGTTCAGCGGATTGTGCGCCAGCTCCTGGACTTTTCTCAGCAGCACAATCCGGAGCTGGCCCTGGCCGACATCAATCAGGTCGTCAATCGCGTGTTGTTGCTGACGGACCATCTGTTCGTGCCCCATCGCGTGCATCTTGTAACGGATTTAGCCCCCGATATGCCAGAGATCATGATTGACCGGCATATGATGGAGCAGGTGTTGATGAATCTCGTGCTGAATGCGATTCAGGCCATGCGTAACGGCGGAGTACTGACGATCAGCACGATCGTGGAGGAAGCCCACTGTCTGGTTCGCGTTCGGGATTCCGGGTGCGGCATTTCTTCGTCCGTCTTGCCGCGGATCTTCGACCCCTTCTTTACCACGAAGAACGAGGGCGAGGGGACCGGGCTCGGGCTTTCCGTCAGTTTGGGCATCGTGGAGCGCCACGGGGGCCGGATTATGGTTGAGAGCGAAGTCGGGAAGGGGACCACGTTTACGGTCTCAATTCCGCTGTCAACCGAACGTTATGCCATTGGGAGGTTCTCGTGA
- a CDS encoding TorD/DmsD family molecular chaperone, which yields MTSKQVVQPTSPSSTAIAPPKAVPIKDSPAVERALNRSKIYLLFSWSLLYPEDEEFLDYLQCGEFVEDGRAALDGLRLALDGIGGDRAHQKIALMKKQFDQIEKLVSAECVNWQIGDLQAEHRRVFTNVITLDCPPYETLFGNDHVFAQSHVMGDIAGFYKAFGVELSKDVHERLDHLSVELEFMHFLTYKESYSRCHDGIDKTEIVVDAQKKFVKNHIGRWVPLFCRMLAKKSDTGLFKLIADCMSEWMDFEVAFLGVTVQPYSEADYRPATFNAPEGQTYECGAQDKGNELSMLLSEVGAESFMDQKTKEKDGEKSEGPVGTA from the coding sequence ATGACATCGAAACAAGTCGTGCAGCCCACCTCCCCGTCCTCCACCGCAATTGCTCCCCCCAAGGCAGTTCCCATTAAAGATTCGCCTGCTGTCGAACGCGCCCTTAATCGCAGTAAGATATATCTGCTGTTCTCCTGGAGTTTGTTGTATCCGGAGGACGAGGAGTTTTTGGATTACCTACAGTGCGGTGAGTTCGTCGAGGATGGACGAGCCGCATTGGACGGTCTCCGCCTCGCGCTGGATGGAATCGGCGGCGATCGTGCTCATCAGAAGATCGCGCTGATGAAGAAGCAATTCGACCAGATCGAAAAGTTGGTGTCGGCAGAGTGTGTGAATTGGCAAATCGGCGATCTTCAAGCGGAGCATCGCCGGGTGTTTACCAATGTGATCACGCTCGATTGTCCGCCGTATGAAACCCTGTTCGGCAACGATCACGTGTTTGCTCAATCCCATGTGATGGGCGACATCGCTGGTTTTTATAAGGCATTCGGAGTCGAACTCTCCAAGGATGTGCACGAACGGCTGGACCATCTCAGCGTCGAACTCGAGTTCATGCATTTCCTGACCTACAAAGAGTCTTATTCGCGCTGCCATGATGGGATCGATAAAACAGAGATCGTCGTCGATGCCCAAAAGAAGTTCGTCAAGAACCACATCGGCAGATGGGTCCCGCTGTTCTGTCGAATGTTGGCAAAAAAATCAGACACCGGATTGTTCAAGCTCATTGCCGACTGCATGTCGGAATGGATGGATTTTGAGGTCGCCTTCCTTGGAGTGACGGTGCAGCCATACTCTGAGGCGGACTACAGACCAGCTACCTTCAATGCTCCGGAAGGTCAAACCTACGAGTGCGGGGCGCAGGACAAGGGGAATGAGCTCAGCATGTTGCTGAGCGAAGTCGGCGCTGAGTCCTTCATGGACCAGAAGACGAAAGAGAAGGACGGCGAGAAGAGCGAAGGCCCAGTCGGGACTGCGTAG
- a CDS encoding ethylbenzene dehydrogenase-related protein: protein MRLVQTRNKRLVFGILFSALIVGIMLTIGQVPLAVSQPVTIPVKAIKGVIPMDGANPIWEGVPGVIIPLSGQTITTPMHPNISVKSVFVKAVTNGKDLGLRLDWSDQTKNDTAIGPQDFRDQVAIMFPVNTAGAPPFQCMGQSGGTVNIWRWNAEWQKDLGKDSAGIWDVDDQYPGIFWDYYFEEPAGGVTYPDRIGRSLGPFNSGIWSGNIMSDPTLRVSSVEDLNANGFSTLTTQAHQDVIGNGVWEPSGSLKGGGYTGPTWRVVVKRSLETGDANDTQFKAGASVPIAFAVWDGSNIERNGMKSLSTWFTLKLP from the coding sequence ATGAGACTGGTGCAGACACGCAACAAGCGTTTGGTGTTTGGCATTCTGTTCTCTGCGCTGATCGTTGGCATTATGTTGACGATCGGGCAGGTGCCTCTCGCGGTCAGCCAACCGGTGACCATTCCCGTGAAGGCGATCAAGGGGGTAATCCCGATGGATGGTGCAAACCCCATCTGGGAAGGAGTGCCAGGTGTCATCATCCCATTGAGCGGCCAGACCATCACGACCCCGATGCACCCGAATATCTCGGTGAAGTCGGTGTTTGTGAAGGCGGTCACGAATGGGAAGGATTTAGGGTTGCGCCTTGATTGGAGCGACCAGACCAAGAACGATACGGCGATTGGTCCGCAGGATTTCCGCGACCAGGTCGCCATTATGTTCCCGGTCAACACTGCGGGTGCGCCGCCATTCCAGTGCATGGGGCAGTCGGGTGGGACGGTCAACATTTGGCGCTGGAACGCGGAGTGGCAGAAGGATCTCGGCAAGGATAGCGCCGGTATCTGGGACGTCGACGATCAGTATCCCGGAATTTTCTGGGACTACTACTTCGAGGAGCCGGCTGGTGGAGTTACCTATCCGGATCGTATCGGTCGGAGCCTTGGCCCATTCAACTCCGGAATCTGGTCCGGCAACATCATGTCTGACCCGACCCTGCGCGTCAGCTCCGTCGAGGATCTGAACGCCAACGGGTTCAGCACCTTGACCACCCAGGCCCATCAGGATGTGATCGGCAATGGCGTGTGGGAGCCGTCCGGGTCCCTCAAGGGCGGTGGGTACACCGGTCCGACCTGGCGAGTCGTCGTGAAGCGTTCGCTGGAGACCGGCGACGCCAACGATACCCAGTTCAAGGCGGGAGCCTCTGTGCCCATCGCGTTTGCGGTGTGGGACGGTTCCAACATTGAACGGAATGGCATGAAGTCCCTCTCCACTTGGTTCACGCTGAAGTTGCCGTGA
- a CDS encoding WD40 repeat domain-containing protein — MSNQTSAPFTIPSATPANPQGGQSESPAIDHLAYWKTGLRELKTFRGHSHGVWSVAYAPDGQTIVSGGVDRYVRVWDIETGRLLRSLRGHTADIRALVFTPDGRTLASGSEDRTIRLWNAKTGEPTKLLFTRYDHNVCSLSLSPDGLMLARGSHNKDIKIWEVTTGTDLMTLLGKDQYDHHWSVCVAFSPDGVHLASGSDIGKIRIWEVLPSGEEKILHNGHWEETAEDSTETRGFFIEDDGGFQKPMEFWIGAMTFTPDGKILITGSRDNTIRFFEMPTMNEIRVVRGHNGWVRALAVSPDGKVLISAGDDSTIRFWDIATGRNFRTDKTHTGPVRGIALSPDGLRLASASWDRTVKLWEGGPEPEE; from the coding sequence ATGAGCAATCAGACGAGCGCGCCCTTCACGATTCCTTCCGCCACACCAGCGAACCCTCAGGGAGGGCAATCAGAATCACCGGCCATCGACCATTTGGCGTATTGGAAAACGGGCTTGCGGGAACTCAAAACCTTCCGCGGCCATTCGCACGGCGTCTGGTCCGTCGCCTATGCTCCAGACGGCCAAACGATTGTGAGCGGCGGCGTGGATCGGTACGTCCGCGTCTGGGATATTGAAACGGGACGACTGTTGCGTTCATTGCGCGGACACACCGCCGACATTCGTGCGCTGGTGTTCACGCCGGACGGCCGCACCTTAGCCTCGGGCAGCGAAGATCGCACCATCCGCCTCTGGAATGCGAAAACAGGTGAACCCACGAAACTTCTATTTACGCGCTACGATCACAATGTCTGCAGTTTGTCGCTATCCCCGGACGGTCTCATGCTGGCGCGAGGCAGCCACAACAAAGACATCAAAATTTGGGAGGTCACGACCGGGACCGACCTCATGACCCTCTTGGGCAAAGACCAATATGACCATCATTGGTCGGTGTGCGTGGCCTTCTCTCCGGACGGCGTTCACCTCGCCAGCGGGTCTGACATCGGCAAAATCCGGATCTGGGAAGTGCTGCCGAGCGGAGAGGAGAAGATTCTCCACAACGGCCATTGGGAAGAGACCGCCGAAGACTCGACGGAGACCCGCGGCTTCTTCATCGAAGACGACGGAGGATTCCAGAAGCCGATGGAGTTTTGGATCGGCGCCATGACATTCACCCCCGACGGCAAGATCCTGATCACCGGCAGCCGCGACAATACGATTCGTTTCTTTGAGATGCCCACGATGAACGAAATCCGCGTGGTGCGCGGGCATAACGGCTGGGTGCGCGCCCTTGCGGTGTCGCCTGATGGGAAAGTGCTCATCAGTGCCGGCGACGACAGCACCATTCGATTCTGGGACATCGCCACAGGCCGCAACTTCCGAACCGACAAGACCCATACCGGCCCCGTGCGCGGCATCGCCCTCTCACCCGACGGATTGCGTTTGGCCAGCGCCTCCTGGGATCGCACCGTGAAACTGTGGGAAGGCGGTCCCGAGCCCGAAGAATAG